In the genome of Spirochaeta cellobiosiphila DSM 17781, one region contains:
- a CDS encoding transposase: MALEKAARWTAKKKSELVLQILKKEVTLADICRENDLKQSEVQAWPDDFLNAGMNDLKLEAKNEQAQRDRSLKI, translated from the coding sequence ATGGCATTAGAAAAAGCAGCTAGATGGACAGCAAAGAAGAAATCAGAGCTAGTCCTACAGATATTAAAAAAGGAAGTAACTCTTGCAGATATCTGTAGAGAAAATGATTTGAAACAATCAGAAGTTCAAGCTTGGCCTGATGATTTTTTAAATGCTGGTATGAATGATTTAAAGTTAGAAGCAAAGAATGAACAAGCTCAGCGTGATAGAAGCTTAAAGATATGA